Below is a genomic region from Tripterygium wilfordii isolate XIE 37 chromosome 12, ASM1340144v1, whole genome shotgun sequence.
CTCTGTTGCACATTGTCATGGCAGTTGTGGATTGCGCTTGTTATTGCCACTAATAGCAATGCATGGTTTGGGACTGCTGTACTTGTAACCAATATGAGAAATTTCCCTTTCAGCAGGGGCACTGTTTCTGGTATTCTCAAAGGGTACGTTGGCCTTGCTGCGGCAGTATATACAGTCGTGTACAATATGGTGCTCAAAGATTCTGCCTCAAAACTTATGTTGTTTCTTGCTATTGGCATTCCCATTTTATGTCTAGCCTTGATGTATTTTATTCGACCTTGCACACCAGCTTCTGGAGAAACGGACTCTTCCGAGGACGTTCATTTTGTTTTCACCCAAATTGCTAGTGTTATCCTAGGCATCTATCTTGTGATAGTCACGATAACAAGTGACTTGGTTTCTCTAAGTGATGTTGTCTCCTACCTATTGGTTGCCATAATGGTTATCCTTCTTTTATCTCCTCTCGGAATTCCTATCAAAATGACTCTTTTCCCTGCAAATacgaagaaaaaacaaagttcTCGAGTTGATTCTTCAGACCAATTGGCTGATCAAGATGGAAATTCGACCCAATATGAACCTCTGTTGGCTCCATCCTCGTCAGAGACACATCTTGGAAGTTTTAATGACAGCGACGATGCATCAGATATGGAAACACTTCTTGCTGTTGGGGAGGGGGCAGtagtgaagaagaaaagaagaccaAGAAGGGGGGAGGATTTCAAATTTCGCGAGGCCTTTATCAAGGCTGATTTTTGGCTGCTCTGGATCGTCTACTTTCTTGGTGTTGGTTCTGGGGTCACAGTTCTCAATAATTTGGGTCAAATTGGCATTGCATTTGGTGTTGATGACACAACAATATTGTTGTGTATATTCAGCTTTTGCAATTTCGCTGGTCGGCTTGGCGCAGGTGTTGTTTCTGAACATTTTGTCAGGTAATCAATCACTTGTTTTGCTTCCTTTCTGTGTGTTTGTGTTTCAATCTTC
It encodes:
- the LOC120011081 gene encoding protein NUCLEAR FUSION DEFECTIVE 4 → MPDQPQVLKAGSRPPWVGLAAAVWVQISAGNGYNFPLYSSAIKSVLGFTQQQITILGVANDFGESVGILPGIACNKFPIWSVLLVGVVACFLGYGVLWLAITETVQGLPYWVLWIALVIATNSNAWFGTAVLVTNMRNFPFSRGTVSGILKGYVGLAAAVYTVVYNMVLKDSASKLMLFLAIGIPILCLALMYFIRPCTPASGETDSSEDVHFVFTQIASVILGIYLVIVTITSDLVSLSDVVSYLLVAIMVILLLSPLGIPIKMTLFPANTKKKQSSRVDSSDQLADQDGNSTQYEPLLAPSSSETHLGSFNDSDDASDMETLLAVGEGAVVKKKRRPRRGEDFKFREAFIKADFWLLWIVYFLGVGSGVTVLNNLGQIGIAFGVDDTTILLCIFSFCNFAGRLGAGVVSEHFVRSKTLPRTFWMTCTLILMVITFVLYALALNGTLYISTALLGVCYGVQYSIMVPTVSELFGLKHFGVIYNFMLLGNPIGALLFSGILAGYVYDAEAAVQGSSICLGPNCFRLTFLVLAGICGLGTILSIILTVRIRPVYQMLYAGGSFRLPQTSGH